The Megasphaera elsdenii DSM 20460 genome includes the window GCGCGTTGATAAGATGACCCTGGCCGGTTTAGAAGGGACGCTCCAGTCCTATCGCGACGGTACGGCGGCCCGTCAGATCCCGACCCTGCGCTGCCTGGCCCAGACAGAGGACGAGATAAAGGAACGGGCGGAACGGCTGTTACAATTCCTGCATACCGATGACCTGCCGGCCTGTGTCTCATTGCGTCCGATAGACGACTGCATCGGCGGCGGTGCCTGCCCGGATGTCGTCCTGCCGGGCTGGGCCCTGGCCATAGAAGCCGATGGCATGACCCCGGAAGAAATGGAACGCCGCCTGCGTCACGCCGACCTGCCCGTCATCGTCCGCGTCCAGTACAACGCCGTCGTTTTGTCCCTGCGCACCCTCGGCGATGACGAACTCCAGGACGCCTCTCGTATCGTGCGGGAAGCGTTGGGAGTTTAAGCGTCGCGTGAAGGTTTCAGCCATCATGTATGAGCGGGCCGTTGCTTTATTGTTTGTAGAAGAGGAATTTAAATTAAAAAACTTCACTACAAACTGTAAACTTAATACTCAAAAAGGCGCTGTCTTTATGCGACAGCGCCTTTTTACACCCCGCTTACCGCGGTGACGATTGGCCTATGATTTCTTTTCCTTCTACGAATTGGACTGTAGGGTTCGGTTTTTTCTTTTCAATGAGGTCGACCATGAGGTGCAGGCAGTGCTGGCCGATTTCACCCATGGGGATGTCGACGCGGGACAGCGAGGGAATTGCATAGTCGTTGAACTCGGCCATGTTGATCCCAATGGTAAAGACTTCCATGTCCTGCGGGATGGCTACGCCCAGTTCATGACAGGCGTAAAGCACGCCGTGGGCCAGGACGTCGGATTCACAGAACAGGGACCGGGGCATCCGCTTTTCTGCATAGAGTTTCTTCGTCGCTTCGACAGCACTTGAAGACGACGTATCGCAGAGAACGATGTTCGTTTCCGGAACAGGGTGTCCTGCCTTTGCGAACGTATCGAGGAAGCCCTGCATCCACGTGCGCATGATCGGGAACGACGTGTCATGAGTCAGGACGCCGGCATCGAAAATGCCCTTATCGATGAAGTGCTTGGCGACGTTGCAGCCGATTGTATAGTTGTCCATGGTGACGCTGCTGTACTTGTCCGATTCCCGGTTAAAGAGGACGACCGGGCAAGGGATATGGATGGAATTCAGGTAGTCCATATCTTTATTCGACATGTTTGCAATGATGATGCCGTTGAAAAATTCGTTTTGCATCGCGTCGAGCTGTTTTTGCAGTTGATCGACTTTATATGGGACGACGGTCAGATGGATCGCCTTATCTTGCTTCATGATTTCTTCCTGGATCCCAAGGGTGATACGGGCCAGGTAGTTGATACGGAAGTCCGTTGCCCAATAGAAGGCAATGGCATAGCTGTCCTTTTTAGCCGACCGCAGTTTTTTTGCCGACTGGTTGGGGACGTAGTTCAGGTCTTGTGCAATTTTGTATATACGCTGTTGTGTTTCCTGTGAGATTTTCCGTTCCCGGCCTTTACCGTTCAAGACGATGGAAACGGTGGCGATGGAAACGCCAGCAGCTTTGGCAATGTCTTTAATTGTGGACACGATGGCCACCTCCACTCTTGCTTTTATTTTGACATAAATTAAACGTTTTTTCAAGGAAATCTGTGTTACAGGGTCAACTACTCCCGACTAAAGTCGGGAACTTGTAAGTCGGAACTACATAGGTACTAACGGCATCAAAAGACGTCTCCCTAAATCCGCCTACATCATCGGGTGGCTGACAACACCCGCTTTGCTAAGGAGTTTACTCCAAAGCAGTTGTTATTCTTTTGTAACGAGGATGGTTATCTCCAGAAATCCACATAGTTCCGAGGAGCTGAATATTCATAGCTCCGATACGGTCATCGTTAGATCTGTAACCACACTGGCAACGATATAAGTGTTTGTGATGGTCACGATTTTCCTTGTGGATAGTACCGCATTTGGGACAACGTTGAGAGGTATACTTAGCAGATACCTTCAGAACTTCGGAACGATTTTCATGAGCTTTATAAGTCAAGAATTGTTCCAACTGATAGAACGCCCAGCTGCGCAGGTCGCAATTTTGTTTAGCAGTTTTTGAAAGATGGGACTCTTCGAAGCTAACACCGGTCAGATCTTCAAGCACAAACAGCGTATCTTTGCCGTATTTTTCAACGAGTGTCTTAGAAATCTGATGGTTTACATCAGACATCCAACGGTTCTCTCGTCCAGAAATGGCTTTGAGCCTACGCTTTGCTGATTTTGTACCTTTAGACTGGAGCTGACGGCGGACTTCCTGAAATTTATGGCGTTTAGTAGCCATCTTCTTACCAGAGACGAATTCAGTTTTGCCCTGTTCGTCGTAACTAACAGTAAGAAAACGTAATCCGCGGTCAATACCGACAACGTGACGGACGTTTTCTTTCTGAAAATCTTCGACAGCTTGGGTTACGGGAATATGGAGATACCATAACCCTTTGAGTTCGACCAGTTTTGCTGTTCCAAGGTCATAAGCGCCATCAAGGTATTCAGCGAAATGTTCGCCCTCAAAAGTGCATTTGGTTCTTTTTCCGAGTGTATTGATAGATAGGATTTGACCATCATCCACGAAACTGTAATCTCGGTTACGGACCAAATCAGCTTGCGGACGAGTAAAGAATATCGGCTTCCAAAGCCATTCCCATGTCTTGGCGATGCGTTGCCAGTTGCCATTCTCATCCTTATATCTGTAAGGATTTTGGAAGAGCTGTTGTTTTACCGTCTTATATCTGGCAATCGTCGTCTTGATAGAAGACTGGGCCAGCTGCGATTTCAGACCGAACTGGCTGCGCAGGTCCCTGTACAGTTCTCTGTTAAGACTTTGGTAGGCCATGTTAAATCGGTTGTCGAAGATGTACTGCGACACGAAGTTACAAGCCTGACGGTATTGTTCCGTCATCTGACGGAACAGAAACTCTTGTTCAGAAGTAGCATGTATACGAAGTTTTATCGTTTTAGTTAGGTTAGACACTATTTCTCACCTTCCTTTCTAAATATATATTACTTCATCAAAATTATTATAGAACTATTTTTACTAAAAATCTATTGTGTTTTATTGAAAGGAGGGGAGGTGCGGCTCCTCTCATGACTAAAGTCACGAGTCTCCACCGCACCATGAAGATGAACAAGTATTCTTCATTTTTAGTGTCATTCGCGAATCCTTGGCAATCATGGTACAATAGAATCGATTCAGACGAGGAAAGAGGGAGGGTATGACTGTGAGTTATGAAAATTACCGGCGCCAGGCCCTGCACCAGATCGACAATCTGGCTAAGCCGCCGGGCAGCCTGGGACTTTTGGAAAAGCAGGCCAAGCAGATTTTACTGGCCTGGGGGACTTTTCATCGGGAACTGCGGCCCAAACACATCATTTTTGCCGCCGACAATGGCGTTGTCCAAGCCGGTGTCGTCGCTCAGTTAGCGGATATAACCTATATGCAGAGCTGCCATATGGTCCAAGGAACGTCGGCTGTGACCTGTTTTTGCCGTAGCCAGGACATTCCTTATGAAGTCGTCGATGTCGGTATCGACAGTGCCGATGCCGTCGGCTTAGACCGTAAAATCGCCAGGGGAACGAAAAATTTCGCCGTCGAACCGGCTATGAGCCGGGAACAACTGGTACAAGCCATGGCGACGGGACGCGAACGGGTACAGGCAGCTGCCAAAGAGGGAATCAATCTCCTGTCGTTTGGCGAAATGGGCATTGGCAATACGACGACGTCAGCAGCTGTTCTCACCGCCTTGTCTCCGAAAAAGATGTCCTGGCTGACCGGTTTTGGTTCGGCCCGGGGTAATTATAAACTGCTCTTCCACAAGCGGCGCGTCATTGCTGCAGCTATCAAAGCCTATGAAAAAGAACTCCAGACACCGGCCGATGCCCTGCGCTGCGTCGGCGGCTTTGATTTGGCGTCACTCTGCGGTGCTATGATGGCCTGTGTTGATGAAAAAATACCTTTTTATATCGACGGCTTCATTACGGCGACGGCCCTGGCCTGTGCCATTGCCATGAAACCTGCCGTCCGCGATTATGCCTTGCCGTCCCATATTTCCCGGGAGCCCGGCATGGCTCAGGCCCTGCGCCTGTGCGGCATCGATGAATACGAAGTCCCCATCCAGGCGGGCCTCTCATTGGGGGAAGGGACAGGGGCCGTCTTAGGCGTCACTCTCATGAAGACTATGATGTATGCCGTCTGTCACATGGCGACCCTGGACGGCATCAACCAGGAAGCTCAGGACCGCTACGACCGCCGAAAAGGAGATGAAACGAATGGATGAAGAAACGAGAGAAAAAGCCCGGGCCATCTTTGAACGCCTGGGACTGACAGAAGAACAAGCGGTAGAACTCTTTTATAAGCGGACCATTGCCGCCGGAAAAATGCCCTTTGCCGCAGGCGAACCGGAAGCCAAGAAAATCAAGAAGAAACGCATGAACGAACGCTTCGCCGAATGGGATGCTTTTTGACGGACCGCAGAAGCTCAATTCGTGCAGTCATCTTCGCTTGTCTTTGCCGGGCTGGCTGCGTCGAAAAGCCTCGACAGAGCCCCGCTATGCCTGCGTTTTTCTCCTTGCCAGCCTGACAAATCCGGCGCGGATCTGACCGCGTCATTGAGCTCCTGAGGTCCGAAAGGCTCTCCTGCGAAGGGGAGCTGGCCGCCGAAGGCGGACTGAGGGGTTCTTGAATGTACGAACCGCTTTTAATTATTTTTACGAAAGAAGGGATTTTATGAAGTATCCATTATTGCATGAAACGCTGAAAGTTGGCTCCATTGTTTTAAAGAACCGCCTGGTCATGCCGCCGATGGCGACGGAAAAGTCGGCGAAAGGCCAGGTAACGGATGGCCTGATTGCCTATTATGGCGACATGGCCCGCAGCGGCCCGGGGCTGATCATCCAGGAACACAGTTTCGTTTCGCCTGACGGCCGGGCCAGTGCCAACCAGGTGTCGCTGGCGGCTGATGCGGATATTCCCGGTCTGCAGCGCCTGACGGCGGCTGTCCATGCGCAGGGCGTGCCGATTCTGGCACAGATCAGCCATGCCGGCAGTGCAGCCCATCGGGCTATTACCGGCCAGGAAGTCATCAGTGCCAGTGCTGTTCCCAATCCGTCACGGGCCGCTGCGGTCCACGGTCAGCCAGAATTTCCCCGGGAAATGACGCAAGGCGATATCCAGTGCATCATCCAGGCCTTTGTCGATGCCGCTGCCCGGGCACAGCAGGCCGGTTACGATGGCGTGGAAATCCATTCAGCCCATGGCTATCTGCTGGACCAGTTCTATTCGCCGTTGACGAATCGGCGGACCGATGATTATACGGGCCGTACCCTGGAAGGGCGGACGCGGCTTCAGGTTGAAATCATTCAGGCTATCCGCCGTCGCCTGGGGAAAGATTTTGTCCTTTCCCTGCGCTTAGGCGGCAGTGATTACATGGATGGCGGCGCTGTCTGTGCAGAAGTCGGCCAAGCCGCGAAGCTTTTTGAAGCTGCCGGCCTCGATATGCTCAGCCTTTCTGGCGGCATGAGCTTCTTCTTCCGTCCAGGTCATACGGAAGCGGGATACTTTGCCGAACTGGCAGAAGCGGCTAAAACGGGGACGACCCTTCCCGTCATGCTGACTGGCGGCATTGCTGACGGCGCTGAAGCGGAAACCTTCCTGGAAAAAGGCCAGGCTGACCTCATCGGCATCGGACGGGCAGCACTCCGGGACCACCAGATTTACCAAAAAATCTTGTCAATGTGACGTATACATTTGCATTAAATCAATAGGCATGATAGCTTCTTCTTTTTGATGGGTCAGGATCCAATCAGAAAAACCACTTTTTGAAAAAAGCAGATACTGGACGGTTCGATAATGATGGTCTATAAGTCCTGTGCGGTTGCGCAAAGCTTCATAGACGGATTTGTCGAGCCGTTCATTTTTAAATTTACATTCTCCTAGAATGGCTTCTTTTTTTATGGTATCCAAGCCGACAACGTCAATATCCGTTTCTTCTTTCTTTCGGGGGTCCGTTCCCCACCATTTGCCCACACGGGTTATCATACAAGGAAGATTTCCTGTCAATCCCATATATAAAGTATAGTGGCGGCACATATCTTCAAAGACGTCGCCCATATAATCTGAAATACTTGGTTTTACGACATGTTGATAATATGCGTCGCCGTGACCGAGTTCAATGGCATCAATGCCATTTGGCAGAAAGCGGTACCAGAAGCGGAACATGTGATCGGCAAAAGTATAGCGGACTTTGCGCTTATTCCGTTCATCAGTAATAGCATATTCTTTTTTTAAGATTCCTGTTTTAATAAGATTTTGTATGGCATGACTTGTCGTAGATGGCTCTAAATGGGTGAGGTCTGCAATCGCATTTTGTTTCGTTCGTCCTGATGCAATAGCTTCGATAATGGCGTTATATGTCGTAATATTGCGAAATTCTTGTGTCAGCAGATTGGATGGCTCTTCATACATATAACCGGTTTTTGCGAAGAATAAGCTGACTATATTTTCGTCTAAAGATTTCGTATCCCGCAGTAAGGATAAGTATTTTGCGACACCACCCGTAATCCCGTAACATACGGCTTTTTCAGCGGGCGTATAGGAGGAAACGAAATCAGCAGCTTCGCGATAAGAAAACGGTTTGACCTGTAATTGGGCTGTCCGCCTGCCGAAAAGAGGACTTTTTTCGCTCAATACTTCTTCTTCCATGAAGCTGATAGAGGAGCCGCAAAGAATCAAATACATATTTCCTTGCATCCATTCGGTGTCGATATATTTTTGTAATATGGATAATAGTTCTGGAGCTTGTTCTGCAAGATAAGGGAACTCATCGATAATGAAAATAATGCGTTCTTCCTGGCATTTGTTGGAGAGAAAAGCGAATAACTCTTCATACGTTGAAAAGGTTAACGTATTTAAGTCAGGAGCCAAGACGTCAAGGACTCGCCGGCTCAAGAGTTGTAAATTCCGTTGGAGACCATTGCGGGCTGCCGTGTAAAAGATAGCTTTTTTTCCTCGGATAAAATGACTAAGTAACGTGGATTTACCAATGCGCCGACGTCCGTAAACGACCATCATTTGGAATCCCTCTGTTTCATATAGTTTTTCTAGAGCATCTAGCTCTTCTTTTCTGCCAATAAATGGTTGATACATAAAGATTCCCTCCTTTTTAATTGAAATATAATTCATTGAAACATAATTCATTGAATTATATTTCAATTAAATTATACCATAAAAATAGAGCCATCGCACGCTGTCATCATGCGAGACTCCTTTTTCTTAAATGTCTGAAGTTTGATGTATGATGTTTGAGGCGGTGGCTTTTAAATTTTGTCCCATCCACATCAAACTTTCAACTTCAAACTTCAAACTCAAAAAGGGCTTGTCGTCATGCGACAAGCCCTTTTTTATTTACTTATCATGTCATCCGGAGCGAATCCGGTGCGGTCGGCATAATCGCCTTCCAGGATTTGGATGGGGACGAAGCCGTTCTTGTCTTTGTCACCGGTGATCTGGATACGTGTCGGCTTGGCAAAGACCAGGATTTTATCGGACCGGACGAGGGACCGGATGGTTTCCATATCGCGGTCGTGGCTGGCCTTGAGGAAGGTGGGTATCGTCGTTTCGTCGGGGATGACGTAGGTCCCGCGCATCATGAGGTAGCGGCCGCTGCTCGAAGGCAGGCGCGTCTTTTCCTGCTGCGCTTCTTTTTCGGAATCGCTCAGTTCCGGGACGCCGCTCGTCGAATAGCGGGAGAAGTTGACATTGGACTGCGCGGCTTCACCATAACGGTGGACATAATAAATGGTGATGAACAGGCAGAAGATGACGAAGGGCAGGAATAGCATTTTGGTGTAATACGTCAGTTTGGCATATTTTGCCTCTTTCTGCTCCCGTGCTTCCCGTTCTTCCCGCGTCTCGACGACTTCTTCTGGCTGCCCTTGCAAGGCGCCAGCCAGGATAGCCGATAAAGGGATACCGTAGCTGGAAATGGGATAGAGGTTTTCCAGCCAGCTCAGACCACAGATGCAGGCCATAGCCCGGCTCAGGGCATTGTCCATATCGACGGGAATCTTCATGCGGTGCAGAATCGACGATAAGGAGTCGTTGGCCAAGTTGGGCATATACGTCGAAGCCAGGAATTTCAAGTCCCTGATGTAGACATCCTTCAGGGGCAGTTCCCGTCCTGATGCTTCGTAGCTGGCCTTGATGGCTGGGAAGAGCCGTTCCGAGCGGTAGGCAGAGAGGACGGCGTCTTTGAGGAGAAAGGCAATGTCTTCATCCCAGACGACGTCGAAAGGCTTGCTGTCAGCCAGCATGTCTTCGGTCAGGTTATGTGCTTGGACCGGCCCTTCGCGGGGCTTGATAAAATAGGAAATGCCGTGGACGTTGCCGTCACTGATCCAGGCCAATGCCAGGCGGCAGATACTGTTTAAGTTGTCGTTGGCCAGGTCGGCTGCGATGGCAATGGATGCATTGACTTTTCGCCGGCGCAGTGATTCCAGCGCCTTTTGTGTATTCGTATCCATGGCAGGTATCCTCCGTGAATCGACTGATTAACGGCCGCGCTGTTTATAATAAGGGCGGAAGGTGCGCCGCGGTCGTTTCGGTGCCTGTTTGAGCTTGAAGTAGTTGTGTTTGACTGTGCGGTTCTTTTCGTCCGTGAAGGTGTTGACGTCAAAGAGTTTCAGCGATTCGATGAAGGGGACGAATTTCTTATAGCCGAAATTGCGGACGTCGAAGTCGGAGAACTGCTTGCTCAGGAGATTTCCCAGGGTGCCCGAGAAAATCCAGCCGTTGTCATCGGAGTTTTCTTCGGTCAACTTGATCAAAGCCTGGCGGATCGTAGAAAAATCTTTGCCCGGCGTCTTGCCATGCGCCGTCGGTGATTCCGGCGGTGTCAACGTATGGATGGGAGCCGGTCCTACTGGATGGGCTGCCGGAGTTTCCCCTTTTTCTGCTTTATGGCTGGCCGTTTCCTGAGACGGTGTTTCGTCGTGCCCTTCGTTTTCCTGGACTTCGGATTCGTGTTCTTCTGCTTCTTCCCAAAGGACATCGAGATAGAGGAACTTATTGCATGCCGAGATGAAGGAACGGGGTGTCTTGCTTTCGCCCATGCCCAGGACGTATTTCTGCGATTCCCGCAGGCGCGAGGCCAGACGGGTGAAATCGCTGTCTGACGAAACGATGCAGAAGCCGTCGAGATTGCTCTGGTACAATAAATCCATCGTGTCGATGATGAGGGCCGAGTCCGACGAATTTTTGCGGATCGTGTTGCTGTACTGCTGGACGGGCTGGATGGCGTTATCTAAAATGGTGTTGCGCCACGACGCCATCTGGGGCGTCGTCCAGTTGCCGTAAATGCGTTTGTAGATGACATCGCCGAGATTGTTCGCTTCAGATAAGATGACGTCGATGTATTTGCTGGAAATATTTTCGGCGTCGATGAGGACGGCGAGTTTCATTTCTTGATTCATAATTTGATTACCTCTGTTTACATTACTTTTTTATTATATCATCAACTGCTGAGACTGTGCTATAATAAAACCAGGGCTCGAACGAAGGCGTTTATCCTTCGCCAGGCCTATTTTTTTTAGAAGGTGGTACAGATGAAAATAGAACGTATGGCGCCTCTTTGCGTCGTCGCAGCGGGTATCTGCTGGGGCATCATCGGCTTGTTTACCCGCCAGCTGTCGGCGTATGGATTGTCGCCGCTGCAGATTACTTTTGGCCGTTCCCTGGTGACGGCTGTCGTCATGACTGGCCTCATCCTCTGCCGGTATCCGGAGAGACTGCGCATTGCCTGGCGCGATGCCTGGATGTTCCTGGGGACCGGCCTGGGGAGCATCGTCTTCTTCAATATCTGCTATTTTACAGCCATCGAATTGACGACGTTGTCTGTCGCGGCCATTTTGCTCTATACCGCGCCGAGCATCGTCATGGTGTTTTCCATCTTCCTCTTTCATGAACGATTTACGCGGCGCAAGGGGTTATGCCTGGTCCTGGCCTTTGCCGGCTGTGTCCTGGTCAGCGGCCTGGGCCTGGGCCATGTCGAGGCCGCTGGCATCCTGGCCGGCCTGGGGAGCGGTTTCGGCTATGCCCTTTATTCCGTCTTCGGCCATTATGCGCTGGCCAAATATGAACCGCTGACGGTTACGGTCTGGACCTTCATCATCGCATCCCTGGGGCTCCTGCCCTTCTGTCATTTCGGCATGATGGCGTCCCTGGCCATATCGGTGCCTTATACGGGGCTTCTCTTTGCCCTCCTGGGGCTGATGTCGACGGCTTTGCCCTTTGGTCTCTATACGACCGGCCTCCAGCATATGGAAGCGGGCCGGGCCTCTATCCTGGCGTCTGTCGAACCCTTGACGTCGACGGTCGTGGGCATCGCCGTTTTCCATGAAGCTCTGACCTTGACGGGAGCCGCCGGCATCGTCTGTATTCTGGGAGCGGTCATACTCTTGGCGAAAAAAGAGAAGCCTAGCGGATAAATTCAAAGCGGAATTTCCGGCCCGGCGTGATGTAGTCCAGGAGAAATTCTTCGTTCGGAACGACTTTGGCGACGATATTGGTCCGTTCTTCTGGGGGCAGTTCGCATTTGACGATTTGGACTTCTCCCATATAACGCAGGAAATCGGCGTTATCCAGGGTGATATCGCCGCGGTGGAGGCTGCGGAAGATATCACTGTCCGGGTCGATGATGCGCCCGTCCAGATGGGCCCGGCTGCCGCTGGTGCGGATGACGTCCCGCGACGGGTCGGGCCGGGCCGTGAAGGTATAGGACAACAGGTCCTGGATGTGTGGCTCCCGGCTGAGGAGCTTGGCCTTGATGACGACGACGTCCGTTTCTTCCCGGCCGGTCCGGGCCAGGTCGCGCAGTTCCTTATCCGACGGCTTATCGTCGCCGATGAAGACGGACTGGACGCCTAAGGCCGCCAAATGGCGTGCAGCCAGGCTGACATCCTGATGGCGGTGGTCTTCCAGTGTCGGCAGGCCTTCATACAGCGGCG containing:
- a CDS encoding LacI family DNA-binding transcriptional regulator; translated protein: MSTIKDIAKAAGVSIATVSIVLNGKGRERKISQETQQRIYKIAQDLNYVPNQSAKKLRSAKKDSYAIAFYWATDFRINYLARITLGIQEEIMKQDKAIHLTVVPYKVDQLQKQLDAMQNEFFNGIIIANMSNKDMDYLNSIHIPCPVVLFNRESDKYSSVTMDNYTIGCNVAKHFIDKGIFDAGVLTHDTSFPIMRTWMQGFLDTFAKAGHPVPETNIVLCDTSSSSAVEATKKLYAEKRMPRSLFCESDVLAHGVLYACHELGVAIPQDMEVFTIGINMAEFNDYAIPSLSRVDIPMGEIGQHCLHLMVDLIEKKKPNPTVQFVEGKEIIGQSSPR
- a CDS encoding RNA-guided endonuclease TnpB family protein; its protein translation is MSNLTKTIKLRIHATSEQEFLFRQMTEQYRQACNFVSQYIFDNRFNMAYQSLNRELYRDLRSQFGLKSQLAQSSIKTTIARYKTVKQQLFQNPYRYKDENGNWQRIAKTWEWLWKPIFFTRPQADLVRNRDYSFVDDGQILSINTLGKRTKCTFEGEHFAEYLDGAYDLGTAKLVELKGLWYLHIPVTQAVEDFQKENVRHVVGIDRGLRFLTVSYDEQGKTEFVSGKKMATKRHKFQEVRRQLQSKGTKSAKRRLKAISGRENRWMSDVNHQISKTLVEKYGKDTLFVLEDLTGVSFEESHLSKTAKQNCDLRSWAFYQLEQFLTYKAHENRSEVLKVSAKYTSQRCPKCGTIHKENRDHHKHLYRCQCGYRSNDDRIGAMNIQLLGTMWISGDNHPRYKRITTALE
- a CDS encoding nicotinate-nucleotide--dimethylbenzimidazole phosphoribosyltransferase — its product is MTVSYENYRRQALHQIDNLAKPPGSLGLLEKQAKQILLAWGTFHRELRPKHIIFAADNGVVQAGVVAQLADITYMQSCHMVQGTSAVTCFCRSQDIPYEVVDVGIDSADAVGLDRKIARGTKNFAVEPAMSREQLVQAMATGRERVQAAAKEGINLLSFGEMGIGNTTTSAAVLTALSPKKMSWLTGFGSARGNYKLLFHKRRVIAAAIKAYEKELQTPADALRCVGGFDLASLCGAMMACVDEKIPFYIDGFITATALACAIAMKPAVRDYALPSHISREPGMAQALRLCGIDEYEVPIQAGLSLGEGTGAVLGVTLMKTMMYAVCHMATLDGINQEAQDRYDRRKGDETNG
- a CDS encoding 3'-5' exonuclease family protein encodes the protein MDTNTQKALESLRRRKVNASIAIAADLANDNLNSICRLALAWISDGNVHGISYFIKPREGPVQAHNLTEDMLADSKPFDVVWDEDIAFLLKDAVLSAYRSERLFPAIKASYEASGRELPLKDVYIRDLKFLASTYMPNLANDSLSSILHRMKIPVDMDNALSRAMACICGLSWLENLYPISSYGIPLSAILAGALQGQPEEVVETREEREAREQKEAKYAKLTYYTKMLFLPFVIFCLFITIYYVHRYGEAAQSNVNFSRYSTSGVPELSDSEKEAQQEKTRLPSSSGRYLMMRGTYVIPDETTIPTFLKASHDRDMETIRSLVRSDKILVFAKPTRIQITGDKDKNGFVPIQILEGDYADRTGFAPDDMISK
- a CDS encoding NYN domain-containing protein produces the protein MNQEMKLAVLIDAENISSKYIDVILSEANNLGDVIYKRIYGNWTTPQMASWRNTILDNAIQPVQQYSNTIRKNSSDSALIIDTMDLLYQSNLDGFCIVSSDSDFTRLASRLRESQKYVLGMGESKTPRSFISACNKFLYLDVLWEEAEEHESEVQENEGHDETPSQETASHKAEKGETPAAHPVGPAPIHTLTPPESPTAHGKTPGKDFSTIRQALIKLTEENSDDNGWIFSGTLGNLLSKQFSDFDVRNFGYKKFVPFIESLKLFDVNTFTDEKNRTVKHNYFKLKQAPKRPRRTFRPYYKQRGR
- a CDS encoding type II toxin-antitoxin system RelB/DinJ family antitoxin, whose translation is MDEETREKARAIFERLGLTEEQAVELFYKRTIAAGKMPFAAGEPEAKKIKKKRMNERFAEWDAF
- a CDS encoding EamA family transporter, with translation MKIERMAPLCVVAAGICWGIIGLFTRQLSAYGLSPLQITFGRSLVTAVVMTGLILCRYPERLRIAWRDAWMFLGTGLGSIVFFNICYFTAIELTTLSVAAILLYTAPSIVMVFSIFLFHERFTRRKGLCLVLAFAGCVLVSGLGLGHVEAAGILAGLGSGFGYALYSVFGHYALAKYEPLTVTVWTFIIASLGLLPFCHFGMMASLAISVPYTGLLFALLGLMSTALPFGLYTTGLQHMEAGRASILASVEPLTSTVVGIAVFHEALTLTGAAGIVCILGAVILLAKKEKPSG
- a CDS encoding ATP-binding protein; its protein translation is MYQPFIGRKEELDALEKLYETEGFQMMVVYGRRRIGKSTLLSHFIRGKKAIFYTAARNGLQRNLQLLSRRVLDVLAPDLNTLTFSTYEELFAFLSNKCQEERIIFIIDEFPYLAEQAPELLSILQKYIDTEWMQGNMYLILCGSSISFMEEEVLSEKSPLFGRRTAQLQVKPFSYREAADFVSSYTPAEKAVCYGITGGVAKYLSLLRDTKSLDENIVSLFFAKTGYMYEEPSNLLTQEFRNITTYNAIIEAIASGRTKQNAIADLTHLEPSTTSHAIQNLIKTGILKKEYAITDERNKRKVRYTFADHMFRFWYRFLPNGIDAIELGHGDAYYQHVVKPSISDYMGDVFEDMCRHYTLYMGLTGNLPCMITRVGKWWGTDPRKKEETDIDVVGLDTIKKEAILGECKFKNERLDKSVYEALRNRTGLIDHHYRTVQYLLFSKSGFSDWILTHQKEEAIMPIDLMQMYTSH
- a CDS encoding oxidoreductase, which gives rise to MKYPLLHETLKVGSIVLKNRLVMPPMATEKSAKGQVTDGLIAYYGDMARSGPGLIIQEHSFVSPDGRASANQVSLAADADIPGLQRLTAAVHAQGVPILAQISHAGSAAHRAITGQEVISASAVPNPSRAAAVHGQPEFPREMTQGDIQCIIQAFVDAAARAQQAGYDGVEIHSAHGYLLDQFYSPLTNRRTDDYTGRTLEGRTRLQVEIIQAIRRRLGKDFVLSLRLGGSDYMDGGAVCAEVGQAAKLFEAAGLDMLSLSGGMSFFFRPGHTEAGYFAELAEAAKTGTTLPVMLTGGIADGAEAETFLEKGQADLIGIGRAALRDHQIYQKILSM